One window of Medicago truncatula cultivar Jemalong A17 chromosome 2, MtrunA17r5.0-ANR, whole genome shotgun sequence genomic DNA carries:
- the LOC11436387 gene encoding U3 small nucleolar RNA-associated protein 25 isoform X2, giving the protein MKKRQLVAPTSESNLKRIKKEDKGIKKKKEGRRVEKETNVDIIKSLNLLEDDHDGEGSDIDSPISNVAGSLQQNSDDNDSGLIEGSETEEDNEFSHSDQEDIRTNGGATSEDSVDLSSFDLHLQHNLSKEEIDNQKNLKFSWDVPVIGVSNCTWRGTGQNILKDFNINSCPGLKEKLYEHWMDVSKTSGGKDINSPKQKMFFSLCSSYRDILHCNKRPFYLKGLEDTSIMDAYIMHSLNHVFKTRDCVKKNDSKLARLDECADIERFRDQGFTRPKVLILLPFANVAYRVVKRLIQLTPLAYKVNVEHMDRFSAKFGGEEDKGDKENGEELENAYPQVSSKPYDHNLLLGGNNEDDFMIGIKFTRKTVKLFSDFHTSDFIIASPLCLLNKIEETECNKEKDVDFLSSIEVLIIDHADVMAMQNWSHVHTVIEHLNRLPSTLPRTDVMRIRRWYLDEQARFYRQTIILGFYSNPDINTSFNQQCSNYEGKATKEVLQHGKVGPDGLYTFPSVSLQSAKSSLSLPLPNNASVCTINISSSSCNNHSSFTSQYLRHLD; this is encoded by the exons GGTCTGACATTGATTCTCCTATAAGCAATGTTGCGGGAAGCTTGCAGCAAAATTCTGATGACAATGATTCTGGATTAATAGAAGGTTCTGAGACTGAAGAGGACAATGAGTTTTCTCATTCAGATCAAGAGGATATTAGGACAAATGGTGGAGCCACATCTGAGGATTCAGTGGATTTGAG CTCTTTTGATTTACATTTGCAACATAATTTATCAAAAGAAGAGATTGACAAccaaaagaatttgaaattcagCTGGGATGTACCAGTTATTGGTGTCTCAAATTGCACATGGAGAGGAACTGGCCAAAATATCTTGAAG GATTTTAATATCAACTCCTGTCCCGGTCTGAAGGAGAAGTTATATGAGCATTGGATGGATGTCTCCAAGACATCTGGAGGCAAAGATATTAATTCACCAAAGCAGAAGATGTTTTTCTCCCTCT GCAGCAGCTATCGGGATATACTTCACTGTAACAAGAGACCATTCTATCTAAAAGGCCTTGAAGACACAAGCATCATGGATGCATACATAATGCATTCT CTCAATCACGTCTTCAAAACTAGAGATTGTGTCAAAAAGAATGATTCCAAACTGGCTAGGCTTGATGAGTGCGCTGATATTGAGAGATTCCGAGATCAAGGTTTTACTCGTCCTAAG GTTTTAATTTTGTTGCCATTTGCCAATGTTGCGTACCGTGTTGTAAAGAGGCTTATACAACTTACACCTTTGGCTTACAAG GTCAATGTTGAGCACATGGATCGTTTTTCGGCTAAGTTTGGAGGTGAAGAAGATAAAGGTGACAAGGAAAATGGCGAAGAGCTTGAAAATGCATACCCTCAAGTGTCATCCAAACCGTATGACCATAACCTACTTCTTGGAGGCAATAATGAGGATGACTTTATGATTGGCATCAAATTTACTAG GAAGACAGTCAAGTTGTTCAGTGATTTCCATACCTCAGACTTCATTATTGCTTCGCCACTTTGTTTGCTTAAT AAAATTGAAGAGACTGAATGCAATAAGGAAAAAGATGTAGATTTTCTTTCGTCCATAGAG GTTCTTATTATTGATCATGCAGATGTAATGGCAATGCAG AATTGGTCTCATGTGCATACAGTTATTGAACACTTAAACCGCTTACCATCTACGCTGCCCAGAACAGATGTTATGCGCATTAGACGATG GTATCTTGATGAGCAAGCCAGATTTTACAGGCAGACAATAATTCTGGGTTTTTATTCAAATCCAG ATATAAACACTTCATTCAATCAACAGTGTTCTAATTATGAAGGGAAG GCCACTAAAGAAGTTCTTCAGCATGGCAAAGTTGGTCCTGATGGTCTCTATACCTTTCCCAGTGTCTCTCTCCAATCGGCTAAGTCTTCATTGTCTTTACCTCTTCCAAATAATGCGTCTGTTTGCACTATAAACATTAGTTCTAGCTCTTGTAATAATCATTCTTCTTTTACTTCACAATATTTGCGGCACTTGGATTAG